A single genomic interval of Gossypium raimondii isolate GPD5lz chromosome 11, ASM2569854v1, whole genome shotgun sequence harbors:
- the LOC105761552 gene encoding transcription repressor MYB5: MRNPTKKDNVGTKTTPCCSKVGLKRGPWTPEEDELLSNYINKEGEGRWRTLPKRAGLLRCGKSCRLRWMNYLRPSVKRGQIAPDEEDLILRLHRLLGNRWSLIAGRIPGRTDNEIKNYWNTHLSKKLISQGIDPRTHKPLNPQQLSPSPPTLKPSPSSSSSMAKPNNPPSPLPVHVVNANKQNDYYDGSNEDHQGMIMNNDHYQQQQDHEDDVFSSFLNSLINEDDDALVSNLGLSQGWESTPFDQPK, translated from the exons atgagaaACCCTACGAAGAAAGACAACGTTGGAACCAAGACGACGCCGTGTTGCAGCAAAGTAGGGTTGAAAAGAGGGCCATGGACGCCGGAAGAAGACGAGTTACTATCTAATTACATCAACAAAGAAGGAGAAGGACGGTGGCGGACTTTACCTAAACGGGCTGGTCTTCTCCGATGCGGAAAAAGTTGTCGTCTAAGATGGATGAATTATCTCCGACCTTCTGTTAAACGTGGCCAGATTGCTCCCGATGAAGAAGATCTCATCCTCCGCCTTCACCGCCTTTTAGGCAATCG GTGGTCACTAATAGCTGGAAGAATACCAGGGCGTACAGATAACGAAATAAAGAACTACTGGAACACTCACCTGAGTAAGAAATTGATTAGTCAAGGGATTGATCCTCGAACGCACAAGCCTTTAAACCCTCAACAACTCTCACCATCACCACCAACACTCAAaccttcaccttcttcatcatcatccatGGCGAAACCAAACAATCCTCCTTCCCCTCTTCCTGTTCATGTCGTCAACGCTAACAAGCAAAATGATTATTATGATGGGAGCAATGAAGATCATCAAGGGATGATCATGAACAATGACCATTATCAGCAACAACAAGATCATGAGGATGATGTGTTCTCTTCTTTTCTGAATTCATTGAtaaatgaagatgatgatgcatTGGTTTCGAATTTGGGACTCTCACAAGGATGGGAATCTACTCCCTTCGATCAACCAAAATGA